A stretch of Primulina tabacum isolate GXHZ01 chromosome 13, ASM2559414v2, whole genome shotgun sequence DNA encodes these proteins:
- the LOC142521977 gene encoding uncharacterized protein LOC142521977, producing MKDKLSRMDFELFAINTYAMWRERLNLVHNQGTLGKRFNVNWSDEEAQRLRLLNGKIDKAGNSPKTWTAPQINELRMNVDAAYNVNLNSFAVGGVVRNHEGQPLIAFGMKIRKPASIVYGELAAIDIGMKIANDHNLFINQITSDSLLTVQAVTHIDEDLSYVGTYAQYIRRSLSEHNGATLNHIRRTANAVADSLASFAISHPTSFIWKPGNFPYWFVKLVTKDISQSQ from the coding sequence ATGAAGGACAAGTTGAGCCGAATGGATTTTGAACTATTTGCAATAAACACTTATGCGATGTGGCGTGAACGTCTCAATCTCGTACATAACCAAGGAACACTCGGAAAGAGATTTAACGTGAATTGGAGTGACGAAGAGGCCCAACGATTGAGGTTGTTGAATGGGAAAATTGATAAGGCAGGAAACTCACCAAAGACATGGACGGCACCTCAGATTAATGAATTAAGGATGAACGTTGATGCAGCTTATAATGTCAACCTGAACAGTTTCGCGGTAGGCGGAGTGGTACGTAACCATGAAGGCCAACCATTGATAGCTTTCGGGATGAAGATTCGGAAGCCTGCTTCGATCGTCTATGGAGAACTGGCCGCCATTGATATAGGAATGAAGATTGCAAATGATCATAACCTCTTCATCAACCAAATCACATCAGACTCTCTATTGACAGTGCAAGCAGTCACCCATATAGATGAGGACCTTAGCTATGTTGGTACCTATGCTCAATACATCCGACGATCCCTGAGTGAACACAACGGAGCCACCTTAAATCACATTCGGCGCACGGCGAATGCCGTTGCAGATTCACTAGCGTCTTTTGCTATTTCTCACCCGACTTCCTTTATTTGGAAGCCTGGAAATTTTCCTTATTGGTTTGTAAAACTTGTAACCAAAGATATTTCCCAATCTCAATAA